A genomic window from Ananas comosus cultivar F153 linkage group 22, ASM154086v1, whole genome shotgun sequence includes:
- the LOC109727255 gene encoding uncharacterized protein LOC109727255: protein MTLEDFFTLTELKDGVSTVSRIEELVSAIEKLKHCAGNNMSDSIRQWSAVANTLASTKNTECLKHFVQLKGICFLSQWLQEAQKYGNNVSGEVAEEFMKVLLALLELLPIDNEQSISSGIKASVEELLSHGNVEIKEKAKLLYDKWCSAKDDGIKCSPENRQTAEEVVGTRNGEHDLADSVKAQSDPTVSRCSNNKKSNASNNGKFSLSNQIPEQTSSDSTGGNAVLGDSPATSFPKKETSLVSSDIENFHGETYLMRTKEVEPMNMTTEPIDKKSSRATEYDDDMDALEVAVQVAIEVKRDVVDYREASCSSPEVNSGDTGSASEPDVEDSKQSQPTTQENNGRNSSSLKEDGSGITENPSSNSVKHDQDSNLTSCTQVSDSKSERDRCGFDLNVDYNCTGEIDCSMKPVSNDPMVSSAPILVAASKGAPVIPLAALQFDSGSGWKGSAATSAFRPASPRRASEKQKVSFSGIDLNVVESEDAVTVEDSSIEIGSRREKINLDLNQNGDQSLSSASSSSSRQPVFRDFDLNENLFNIDNSGSHATQERDKLSNTAVITIMGSRMAVGRNDLPTQTQKSFLPSWPNTASRDALRSLPPYPHMPPHLVPIPPAFYVQGSIPYMVDSRGTPVVPQIVGPGSNNAPSVRPPFTINLMGAPLSDQFGVFRPGLHANYGTAPVESGTRPLLQRHNGLVDEHGRSVSQPSSSVMSLKRKEPDFGWGQHEYNYKYAPSQQ, encoded by the coding sequence ATGACACTTGAAGATTTCTTTACTCTCACAGAGTTGAAGGATGGTGTTTCTACTGTTTCGAGGATTGAAGAGCTGGTCTCTGCTATCGAAAAGCTAAAACATTGTGCTGGTAATAACATGAGCGATTCAATAAGACAGTGGTCGGCAGTTGCAAATACGTTAGCATCCACGAAGAACACAGAGTGTCTTAAGCATTTTGTTCAGTTAAAAGGGATCTGTTTTCTCAGTCAGTGGCTTCAGGAAGCTCAGAAGTATGGTAATAATGTTAGCGGTGAGGTCGCGGAGGAGTTCATGAAAGTGCTTTTAGCATTACTTGAACTGCTCCCAATTGACAACGAACAGTCGATTTCTTCTGGAATTAAAGCTTCTGTTGAAGAACTGCTTTCCCATGGGAATGTCGAAATCAAGGAGAAGGCAAAGCTGTTATATGATAAGTGGTGTAGTGCAAAGGATGATGGTATAAAATGCTCTCCAGAGAATAGGCAAACAGCTGAAGAGGTTGTAGGTACAAGGAATGGTGAGCATGATCTCGCAGATTCTGTAAAGGCTCAGTCTGATCCAACTGTCTCAAGATGTTCAAACAATAAGAAAAGCAATGCCTCAAATAATGGAAAATTTTCTTTATCGAATCAAATTCCTGAGCAGACTTCTTCAGATTCCACTGGGGGGAATGCTGTTTTAGGAGATAGTCCTGCAACGTCTTTTCCGAAGAAGGAAACTTCTTTAGTTTCTAGTGATATTGAAAACTTTCATGGTGAGACCTATTTAATGAGGACCAAAGAAGTAGAGCCTATGAATATGACAACTGAGCCAATAGATAAGAAGTCAAGCAGGGCTACGGAATATGATGATGATATGGATGCTTTGGAAGTTGCAGTGCAAGTTGCTATTGAAGTCAAGCGGGATGTAGTCGACTACCGAGAAGCTTCTTGTAGCTCTCCAGAGGTCAATTCTGGAGACACAGGAAGTGCTTCTGAGCCCGATGTTGAAGACTCCAAGCAAAGTCAACCAACTACACAGGAAAATAACGGCAGAAATTCATCATCTCTTAAAGAAGATGGTTCAGGGATCACAGAGAACCCCAGTTCCAATAGCGTGAAACACGACCAAGATTCGAACTTGACATCCTGTACTCAGGTATCAGATTCTAAGTCTGAGAGGGACAGATGTGGGTTTGATCTTAATGTGGATTATAATTGCACTGGAGAAATTGACTGTTCGATGAAGCCTGTTTCTAATGACCCTATGGTAAGTTCTGCACCTATTCTTGTTGCTGCTTCAAAAGGTGCTCCAGTAATACCGCTTGCCGCTCTCCAGTTTGACAGTGGATCGGGTTGGAAGGGCTCTGCTGCAACAAGTGCTTTTCGACCGGCTTCTCCCCGAAGGGCTTCTGAAAAACAGAAAGTTAGCTTTTCTGGAATTGACTTAAATGTGGTGGAAAGTGAAGATGCCGTGACTGTTGAAGATTCTTCTATAGAAATTGGTTCGAGAAGAGAGAAGATTAACTTGGACCTTAACCAAAATGGTGACCAGAGTCTCTCTTCCGCATCTTCATCATCTTCAAGGCAACCTGTTTTTAGAGATTTTGACTTGAACGAGAATCTATTTAACATCGATAACAGCGGTTCTCATGCAACACAGGAACGAGATAAGCTCAGTAACACTGCTGTCATTACAATCATGGGTTCGAGAATGGCTGTCGGTAGGAATGACCTcccaacccaaacccaaaaatcTTTTCTGCCCAGCTGGCCAAATACAGCGAGCCGAGATGCTTTGCGATCTCTGCCGCCTTATCCTCACATGCCGCCACACCTGGTTCCTATTCCTCCTGCATTCTACGTACAAGGAAGCATCCCCTACATGGTTGATTCCAGAGGGACCCCCGTGGTACCACAAATAGTGGGTCCAGGATCGAACAATGCCCCATCCGTAAGGCCCCCTTTCACTATTAACTTAATGGGTGCACCCTTATCAGATCAATTTGGAGTATTTCGACCCGGTTTGCATGCGAATTATGGAACAGCACCAGTTGAGAGTGGGACTAGGCCATTGCTACAAAGGCATAATGGTTTGGTTGACGAACATGGGAGAAGCGTGTCACAGCCTTCTAGTTCAGTGATGTCATTGAAGCGGAAGGAACCTGACTTTGGCTGGGGACAGCATGAGTATAATTACAAATATGCCCCTTCACAGCAATAG
- the LOC109726986 gene encoding signal peptidase complex catalytic subunit SEC11A-like yields the protein MGYLGEMVESIRSLQIRHVLTQIISLGMIVTSALIIWKGLMCVTGSESPVVVVLSGSMEPGFKRGDILFLHMSKDPIRAGEIVVFNVDGREIPIVHRVIKVHERQDTGEVDVLTKGDNNFGDDRLLYAHGQLWLQRHHIMGRAVGFLPYVGWVTIIMTEKPIIKYLLIGALGLLVITSKE from the exons atggggtATTTGGGGGAGATGGTGGAGTCAATACGCTCGCTTCAGATCAGGCACGTGCTCACCCAAATCATCAGCCTCG GAATGATTGTTACCTCCGCGCTGATCATATGGAAGGGTTTGATGTGTGTTACGGGGAGCGAATCGCCGGTTGTGGTTGTTCTATCCGGAAGCATGGAGCCTGGGTTTAAGAGG GGTGATATTTTGTTCCTGCACATGAGCAAGGATCCTATTCGTGCTGGCGAAATAGTTGTATTTAACGTTGAT GGTCGCGAAATTCCAATTGTCCACCGTGTAATTAAG GTTCATGAGCGACAGGACACAGGGGAGGTTGATGTTCTCACTAAAG GTGACAACAATTTTGGCGATGATAGACTTCTCTATGCTCATGGACAGCTTTGGCTTCAGCGGCATCACATAATGGGCCGGGCTGTAGG ATTTTTGCCATATGTTGGGTGGGTCACCATTATTATGACGGAGAAACCAATCATTAAG TACTTGCTTATTGGCGCGCTCGGTTTGCTAGTCATAACATCAAAGGAGTAA